The following are from one region of the Oncorhynchus nerka isolate Pitt River linkage group LG8, Oner_Uvic_2.0, whole genome shotgun sequence genome:
- the LOC115133216 gene encoding ADP-ribosylation factor 4: MGLTISSIFSRLFGKKQMRILMVGLDAAGKTTILYKLKLGEIVTTIPTIGFNVETVEYKNICFTVWDVGGQDKIRPLWRHYFQNTQGLIFVVDSNDRERVAESAEELSKMLQEDELREAVLLVFANKQDLPNAMAVSDLTDKLGLQSLRSRVWHVQATCATQGTGLYEGLDWLSNELSKR, from the exons ATGGGGCTAACAATTTCGTCGATATTTTCCAGGCTTTTTGGCAAAAAACAGATGAGGATACTTATGG TTGGTTTGGACGCTGCTGGAAAGACCACTATTCTCTACAAACTGAAGCTGGGGGAGATTGTAACCACTATTCCAACCATTG GTTTTAACGTGGAGACTGTTGAGTACAAGAACATTTGCTTCACCGTGTGGGATGTGGGCGGTCAGGACAAGATCCGCCCCCTCTGGAGGCACTACTTCCAGAACACACAG GGCCTTATCTTCGTAGTGGACAgcaacgacagagagagagtagcagagtcGGCAGAAGAGCTGTCTAAAATG ctgcaggaggatgagtTGAGGGAGGCAGTGTTGCTGGTGTTTGCAAACAAACAGGACCTGCCCAACGCTATGGCAGTGAGCGACCTCACAGACAAACTGGGCCTGCAGAGCTTGCGCAGCAGAGTT TGGCATGTCCAGGCTACCTGTGCTACCCAGGGCACGGGGCTATACGAAGGACTGGACTGGTTATCCAACGAGCTGTCGAAACGCTAA
- the LOC115133218 gene encoding ragulator complex protein LAMTOR4 produces the protein MTTSTLTQGLERIPDQLGYLVISEDGVLASAGELENDEHTAGVIMQMMRTACRFRLQGAAEPPFKRMSVMLEDYVYTVTVSGQKVFVVKRQNNHREPVVV, from the exons ATG ACTACTAGCACTCTGACACAGGGTCTGGAGAGGATCCCTGATCAACTGGGTTATTTGGTGATCAGTGAGGATGGCGTATTGGCG tctgcAGGAGAGCTGGAGAATGATGAGCACACAGCGGGGGTCATAATGCAGATGATGCGGACAGCGTGCCGCTTCAGACTGCAGGGTGCTGCTGAGCCGCCCTTCAAACGCATGTCAG TCATGCTAGAGGACTATGTGTACACAGTGACCGTGTCTGGTCAGAAGGTATTTGTGGTGAAACGTCAAAACAACCATAGGGAACCTGTAGTGGTGTAG
- the LOC115133217 gene encoding V-type proton ATPase subunit F — translation MAGRGKLIAVIGDEDTCTGFLLGGIGELNKNRKPNFLVVEKETSIAEIEETFKSFLARNDIGIILINQFIAEMIRHAIDQHMESIPAVLEIPSKEHPYDASKDSILRRAKGMFSAEDFR, via the exons ATGGCAGGACGAGGTAAATTAATTGCCGTCATTGGTGATGAAGATACGTGTACCGGGTTCCTACTCGGTGGCATTGGCGAACTGAATAAAAATCGTAAACCGAATTTCTTGGTGGTTGAAAAGGAGACCAGCATcgcagagatagaggagacctTCAA GAGTTTCCTGGCTCGCAATGACATCGGCATCATCCTAATCAACCAGTTCATAGCAGAGATGATCCGTCACGCCATCGACCAGCACATGGAGTCCATCCCTGCCGTGCTGGAGATACCCTCCAAGGAGCACCCATACGACGCCTCCAAGGACTCCATCCTACGCAGGGCCAAGGGCATGTTCTCCGCTGAGGACTTCCGATAA